One Paralichthys olivaceus isolate ysfri-2021 chromosome 8, ASM2471397v2, whole genome shotgun sequence genomic region harbors:
- the LOC109643459 gene encoding MORN repeat-containing protein 4-like produces the protein MTLTRGSFTYSNGEEYHGEWKEGLRHGLGQLTFSDGTCYTGQFENGLFNGCGMLVFTDGSRYEGDFVQGKFQGVGVFTRFDGMRFEGEFKSGCVDGHGVLTFVDGGPGGGGSSHEGLFETNQLIRRENSQGAVQRAQAAAAKARALAM, from the exons ATGACCCTGACACGAGGATCCTTCACCTACTCAAATGGCGAGGAGTACCACGGCGAATGGAAAGAAG GTCTGCGTCACGGCCTGGGTCAGCTGACCTTCAGCGACGGGACGTGCTACACCGGACAGTTTGAGAACGGCCTTTTCAACGGCTGCGGGATGCTGGTCTTCACTGACGGCTCCAG gtATGAAGGAGACTTTGTCCAGGGGAAGTTCCAAGGCGTCGGTGTCTTCACTCGCTTCGACGGGATGAGGTTTGAGGGCGAGTTTAAAAGCGGCTGTGTGGACGGCCACG GAGTCCTGACGTTTGTGGACGGAGGCCCCGGCGGTGGAGGCAGCAGCCACGAGGGCCTGTTTGAGACCAACCAGCTGATCAGGAGAGAGAACAGCCAGGGAGccgtgcagagggcgcaggcagCAGCCGCCAAGGCCCGAGCTCTGGCCATGTGA